In the genome of Corallococcus soli, the window CGATCTCGGAGTTGCCCAGCCAGCTGGCGGGGTTGAGGTTGGACGAGCCCACGCGGGCCCACAGCCCGTCCGCCACCGCCGTCTTGGCGTGGAGCATGGTGCCGTTCCATTCATAGACGCGGATGCCCGCCTCCAGCAGGGGGCGGTAGCCGGCCTGGGTGAGCGGGCGCAGCACGGGGATGTCACTGCTGCCGGGTACGAGCAGCCGCACGTCCACGCCGTCGTGCGACGCGGCCCGGAGCGCCTGCACGTAGGCGGCGGTGCCCACGAAGTACGCGTCCGTGAGCCACAGCCGCTTGCGGGCCAGCGACGCGATGAGCTGATCCACGCGGAACAGGCCCGCGCTCCACGGCACCCCGGCCACCACGCGCAGGGCCACGTCACCCATCGGCTCGGGCGCGCGCGCGGACAGACAGGCCTCCTCGTCCAGCGGCGTCCCCACGGTGGCCCAGCCCTGCGCGAAGGCGCGCACGAGGTCGGCCACGGCCGGGCCGCGAATCGCGAGGCCGGTGTCGCGCCACGGGGCCACCTGCTTCTCCGGGTCACCCACCCACTTGTGGCTCACGCACAGGCCGGAGACGAAGCCCACCTCACCGTCCACGGTGAGCGTCTTGCGGTGGTTGCGACCCAGCCACGCCAGGGGCCGGTCGACCTGGAAGGGATTGAAGCAGCGCACCTCCACGCCCGCCTCGCGCAGCCTCCGCCAGAAGCGGCTGGAGGCGGTGCCCTGACAGCCCAGCCAGTCATAGAGCACGCAGACACGCACGCCGTCGCGGGCGCGGGCCTCCAGCGCGTCCGCGAAGGAGCGGCCCACGGGGTCGTCTTCAATGATGTAGTTCTCGAAGAGGATGGAGCGCCGAGCCTGGTGGATGGCGTCCAGCCACGCAGGGTAGTTCTCCCGGGCGTCGCGCAGGATGCGCACGTCGTTGCCCACCACGAGCGGCGCGCCCGCGGCCCGGGAGAAGATCTGCTCCGCCAGCCCGCGCTGTGGCCCGCTGATGCCCGCTGCTTTCACGATGGCCACGCCGTTCCTCCTCGGACGGGAACCCAGGACACCTCTCTATAGGAGAAGCGCCCGCGAAGGTCCTGGGTGAGGTGGCCTCAAGGAAGCGCCGTCGCAAGGGACCGGGGCGCGGGGTGTCCTTCCGCGGCCCCATGACAGCCAGGGCCCGCCCTGCCCTTCGCCTGGCAGGCGACCTGGGGACGGCGTGCCTCCCGGCAGCCTCTCGGTTCCTTCTTCTTCAAGGACGCAGCCCATGGCCCTGGTGCTCCGCTGTTCGGACAGACAGCAGGAGGGCGGCCGCCTCGTCCTCCCCACCCCAGGCACGGGACTGGACCGTGGGCCGTGTCCGGAGCCCCCGCGCGCCCCACCTTGGGGAAGGAGCGGGCGGCTGGCGTTGTCCGGTGACAGGCCCCGCTCCGGCGGGATGGCACGCCGCGGATTCCAGACGATGGGCGGTTGCCACTGCCCGGACAGACCGCGCTCGTGTTGACGAGCGAGGAGGAGACGACGGCGTGAATCCCACAACCCCCGACCTGCCCCGCCTCTCGTTCGACTGGAAGGACGGCGCCGACTTCGGCGTTGGCGTGCACCACGAGTGGCTGGTGACCAACGGCCGCGGGGGCTACGCGTCCGGCACGCTGGTGGGGTGCAACACGCGCCGCTATCACGGCCTGTTCATCCCCACGCTGGAGAAGCTGGGCCGCACGGTGCTGATGGCGCGGATGGAGGAGGCCGCCTTCGTGGACGGGCAGCGCTACCGGCTGACGTCCGAGGAGCACGCGGACGGCACGATGCTGGAGGACGGCGCGCGTCACCTGCGGCGCTTCCACCTGGAGGGGCTGGTCCCCGTCTGGGAATACGCGCTGGGGCGCGCGCGGCTGCGCCGCCGGTTCGTGATGGTGCACGGCGAGGACACGGTGTTCATCGAGTGGCAGCACCTGGCCGGTCCGGAGGTCACACTGCACCTGCGGCCCTTCCCGGTGCTGCGTCCCCACGACGGCCCGCTCCTCGCGGAGGTGGAGGATGCCATCGTCACGCTGCGGGGGCCGCTGGTGATGCTGCGCAACGGCGAGGACGGCCCGTCGATGCGGATGCGGCTGTATTCGGATGGGCCCACGCCGTTCGTGAGCCTGGAGGAGACGTCGAAGCCGCAGCACCTGCGCGTGGAGAAGGCGCGCGGCTATGACTTCACGGAGGTGCAGCACTCGCCGGGCCACTTCACCGCCACGCTGAAGCCGGGGGGCACGCTGGCCTTCGGTCTCACCACGGAGACCGCGGGGCACCTGGAGCGCGAACCCGCCGTGGTGTTCGAGCGGGAGCTGACGCGGCAGCAGCGCCTGCTGGAGCAGGCCCCGGAGCATGCGCGCTCCGGCATCCCGGCGCGGCTGGTGCTGGCGGCGGATCAATTCATCATCGACCCGCCCCGGCCCGCGGACGCGGCCTGGGCCCGCTCCATGGGGCTGGACGCGCGCAGCGTCATCGCGGGCTACCCGTGGTTCACCGACTGGGGCCGCGACACGATGATCAGCCTGGACGGGCTGACGCTGGCCACGGGGCGCTACCGCGAGGCGGCGGCCATCCTGCGCACGTTCGAGCACTACGTGCGGGACGGCCTCATCCCGAACTACTTCCCGGACGGGGAGAACGACGGCGTCTACCACACGGCGGACGCGACGCTCTGGTTCTTCCACGCGGTGGACCGCTACCTGGAGGAGACGGGGGATGAGACGCTCCTGCGCGACCTGTACCCCACGCTGAGCGACATCGTGGCGAACCACCAGAAGGGCACGCGCTTCAACATCGGGGTGGATCCGGCGGACGGCCTGCTGCGCCAGGGGCAGGAGGGCTACCAGCTCACCTGGATGGACGCGAAGGTGGACGGCTGGGTGGTGACGCCTCGCCGGGGCAAGGCGGTGGAGATCAACGCGCTGTGGTTCAACGCCCTCACGCTGATGGCGGGCTGGGCGGAGCGGCTGGGCCAGGACGCGGCGCCGTACCGGGCCTCGGCGGAGCGGGTCCAGGTCAGCTTCAACCAGCGGTTCTGGAATGAAGCGCGCGGGTGCCTCTACGACGTGGTGGACGGCGAGGAGGTCCGCGAGGACGCGCACGTGCGGCCCAACCAGGTCTTCGCCATCTCGCTCAAGCACCCGGTGCTGAAGCGGGAGAAGTGGGCACAGGTGCTGGACGTGGTGCGCCGCGAGCTGGTGACGCCCGTGGGCCTGAGGAGCCTCGCGCCGGGGAGCAGGGACTACAAACCGAAGTACGACGGCGACCTTCGCGCGAGAGACGCCGCCTACCACCAGGGCACGGTGTGGGGCTGGCTCATTGGCCACTACGTGGACGCGACGTTGAAGGTGACACCGGACCTGAAGGCCGCGCGCGCGCTGCTGGCGGGCATGGAGGACCACCTGTCGCACGGCGGCATCGGTCAGATTTCGGAGATCTTCGACGCGACGGAGCCCTACCGCCCACGAGGCTGCTTCGCCCAGGCGTGGAGCGTGGCGGAGGCGCTGCGGGTGTTCAGCAAGACGAACCTCGGGTGATATTCGCTCACCCCCATGACCCTGCCCAAGACGC includes:
- a CDS encoding phospholipase D-like domain-containing protein, giving the protein MAIVKAAGISGPQRGLAEQIFSRAAGAPLVVGNDVRILRDARENYPAWLDAIHQARRSILFENYIIEDDPVGRSFADALEARARDGVRVCVLYDWLGCQGTASSRFWRRLREAGVEVRCFNPFQVDRPLAWLGRNHRKTLTVDGEVGFVSGLCVSHKWVGDPEKQVAPWRDTGLAIRGPAVADLVRAFAQGWATVGTPLDEEACLSARAPEPMGDVALRVVAGVPWSAGLFRVDQLIASLARKRLWLTDAYFVGTAAYVQALRAASHDGVDVRLLVPGSSDIPVLRPLTQAGYRPLLEAGIRVYEWNGTMLHAKTAVADGLWARVGSSNLNPASWLGNSEIDVAVEDVHFAQRMEAMYLEDLEHATQVVLSGRDRRLMRANPHPLPRSQRGAPGRRGSMSRAAAGAMRLGNTVGAAVANHRELGRTESKVVFGAGVVPLAFAGLALWCPQVVAVPAAALSVWAGISLWSRALRLRRQEAATPEAQRPLPEAEVPPRPADVPPALVAEAEARSAPEAERHQP
- a CDS encoding amylo-alpha-1,6-glucosidase; this encodes MNPTTPDLPRLSFDWKDGADFGVGVHHEWLVTNGRGGYASGTLVGCNTRRYHGLFIPTLEKLGRTVLMARMEEAAFVDGQRYRLTSEEHADGTMLEDGARHLRRFHLEGLVPVWEYALGRARLRRRFVMVHGEDTVFIEWQHLAGPEVTLHLRPFPVLRPHDGPLLAEVEDAIVTLRGPLVMLRNGEDGPSMRMRLYSDGPTPFVSLEETSKPQHLRVEKARGYDFTEVQHSPGHFTATLKPGGTLAFGLTTETAGHLEREPAVVFERELTRQQRLLEQAPEHARSGIPARLVLAADQFIIDPPRPADAAWARSMGLDARSVIAGYPWFTDWGRDTMISLDGLTLATGRYREAAAILRTFEHYVRDGLIPNYFPDGENDGVYHTADATLWFFHAVDRYLEETGDETLLRDLYPTLSDIVANHQKGTRFNIGVDPADGLLRQGQEGYQLTWMDAKVDGWVVTPRRGKAVEINALWFNALTLMAGWAERLGQDAAPYRASAERVQVSFNQRFWNEARGCLYDVVDGEEVREDAHVRPNQVFAISLKHPVLKREKWAQVLDVVRRELVTPVGLRSLAPGSRDYKPKYDGDLRARDAAYHQGTVWGWLIGHYVDATLKVTPDLKAARALLAGMEDHLSHGGIGQISEIFDATEPYRPRGCFAQAWSVAEALRVFSKTNLG